In Providencia alcalifaciens, the sequence CAACGCTGAGCAATAAGCTGATCGTTTCTCTGCTTTATCATAAGAAATTAGGTGATGAATGGACGGAACAAGCAAAACAATTAAAAGCCGATTTAACGGCAAAAGGCTTTGATGTTCAAATTATTGGCCGCGCCTCTAAAACTAAAATTATGCTCGACCACGATTATGTTGATGAAGTTTTACCTGTAAAAGGGAAAAACATGATTTATCGCCAGGTGGAGAATAGCTTCACACAGCCAAACGCACAGGTGAATATTAAAATGTTAGAGTGGGCGATTGATGCGACTCAGCATTCAACTGGCGATTTATTAGAGCTGTATTGTGGTAATGGCAATTTTTCACTGGCGCTGGCTCAAAACTTCAATCGTGTTTTAGCAACTGAAATTGCTAAGCCTTCAGTGCATGCGGCGCAATACAATATAGAAGCTAACAAAATAAATAATGTGCAGATTATCCGAATGTCTGCAGAAGACTTTACCCAAGCCATGAATGGCGTTCGTGAATTTAATCGCTTAGAAGGGATTAATTTAACGGATTATCAGTGCAATACTATTTTTGTCGACCCACCACGCAGCGGCTTAGATGACAAAACTGTTCAGCTGGTACAAGAATATGACCATATTCTGTATATCTCCTGTAACCCTGAAACGCTGTGCGATAATTTAGTGGAACTCACCAAGACCCATAAAGTCGAAAAACTGGCTTTATTTGACCAATTCCCATACACCCATCATATGGAAAGTGGTGTGTTACTCACTCGACGCTAATTATTATCTGTAAATTATCCATAAAAAAACGCCGCACTATTTTATTATAGAGCGGCGTTTTTATATCTCTTTAATATTCAACGAATATTAATGTTCAGTTTCGCTTTCTAGAGCTTGCTCGTGCAGCTCTTTTTTATGCGATTTCCAACTGCTGTACATCCACAACGCAATAATAACAATCACCGTAGCTGGGATAAAGTTAGAACCGACGTCAGGATGTTGGACGCGTAAAATTGCAGCGTAGCCAAACATACCTAAGAAAAAGCAGCCGGCGACAAATTTGGGTAATCCCATTGGCATGGCTTGATTTAAATAACGCTGGTGTAAACAGTAAACAGCCAAAATTAATGTGACGATTGGGAAGATAGAAAATTCCACAAGGGAATTAAAC encodes:
- a CDS encoding YijD family membrane protein; amino-acid sequence: MTEHKNYERSTLLLSLVIGLSTHGSFSTLFNSLVEFSIFPIVTLILAVYCLHQRYLNQAMPMGLPKFVAGCFFLGMFGYAAILRVQHPDVGSNFIPATVIVIIALWMYSSWKSHKKELHEQALESETEH
- the trmA gene encoding tRNA (uridine(54)-C5)-methyltransferase TrmA — protein: MQNTLHTEDYELQLAEKVDRLKSLMAPYAAPEPEIYSSPTSHYRMRAEFRIWHEGDDLFHIMFDKETKERIRIESFPVASQLINDMMAELLPLLKRTELLRHKLFQIDYLSTLSNKLIVSLLYHKKLGDEWTEQAKQLKADLTAKGFDVQIIGRASKTKIMLDHDYVDEVLPVKGKNMIYRQVENSFTQPNAQVNIKMLEWAIDATQHSTGDLLELYCGNGNFSLALAQNFNRVLATEIAKPSVHAAQYNIEANKINNVQIIRMSAEDFTQAMNGVREFNRLEGINLTDYQCNTIFVDPPRSGLDDKTVQLVQEYDHILYISCNPETLCDNLVELTKTHKVEKLALFDQFPYTHHMESGVLLTRR